In Perca fluviatilis chromosome 19, GENO_Pfluv_1.0, whole genome shotgun sequence, the genomic window tactgtaatagACGTGCCAGGCACGGAAGCTAGTCaggcgtagcaacagtaactaaagTTACAAAAATATTTACTGAAATTATTTTTGATACATACATGTGCATACATGCAAGCATGCATAAGGTTTGAACAACatctaaaatgaaaatgaaaacctcTATCTGACGGAGTGAGCCGAATGTACCATTATTCACTTAACAAATAATCATGTCCTGGATAGTTACTTTGACAACTGGTATTGAAATAATGAATTCTATGTTGGAAATGGTTACATTTGGTGCAAGCAATGTCACACACACCTTTGTACTGAATAGACTGAatagagaaataaaacattggCAACTAGATTTGTCATCATCTGTAAAgtatgtaggctactgtttCATTTTGCACAATTTGTGAATTTAGTGGGTGCTGGATGGTGTGAATTGGAGTCGTCTAATAATGATCTGCCTTGTTTTTACATTCAAACGAGCCTGTATATACAGGCTTGTTTGAATGTAAAAACAAGGCAGCTCTTATGGAGTGCCAAATTACCTTCATGTACCATACTTGTACAATAATTGATTCCCAAAACTGGTAAGTGCTAACTGTGTTCAGATATTAAGATTCAGCATTTCTGACATACACTTAATAGCCGATAGAGTATATTTTGTTACGATCAAGTAAGGACTAGGAAGAAATATTCAGTTGGCAGATACCGTGGCAAGAGCAAAGCAACACTGAGTTTACTGAACTCTAATCTATACTTTTGAAAAGGTCCCCACCCTGAGACAGATTTATTAAATTCTTAAGCCGAACTACACATTTCTGGAGTTTTGCCAGCAGTCGTTTACTGATGTACAGTAACTGGTTAATGGTGGCAGAGCTTTATAGTTTCGATTGACGGATAAAGTCAAACCACGTCACGTTACGTGAATATGACGTTAATAAAAGGAAATCGAAACTTAAGGCATTGGTACAAAGTTGATCTAAAATCAACTTAATCGAAGCAGATTGCGGATAGGCTATGGAGGACTATGAGGAATAGTTAAGATATGAAATGAAAACGTTACACTTTATTCTCACAGCTTTTGATTAGAACAGGAATTCCGACAGCTTCGTCATTTATGATGGAAACTGGAAACTATGTTGCTAAACTACACGAGTACGCACAGAAAACAAGATCTGCGCTGCTTTTTGAGGACCGCTCTGTTGGCCCTGTCCATGATATAACGTGAGTAGAATAAAATGTGGCTGTGTTGCACTTGGGTTATACCTTTGCGCATTATTCTGCCGTAGTTGTCGTGATGCTTTTGGATGATAGCCTCTTCCTTGCAGGGACGGGTGGCATGATTGAATGACTGGCGCTGCTATAATAAGGGTGGTGGTGACCACGCTGAAGTTGGCTTCCGATTCACAGCGTCTGATTCAGCAGGGAAACATAATTTACATTGCTGAGCGACGTGATCCTCCGTTTTTTTAACCTCTTACTGTATTGAAAGCGTGTTAGTCATTTaggtaaattattaattatgtctaaagtacacttttagatttgtgaaagctttattgtctttatgagAACGCAATAAGGGAGAGTTCCCTGTTCtttttcatatgtagaccacattagaccaggtccagatccaaaaccactaCACCTACTTGTCAAATCTgaactaaattatcccagagaggctaaagattattaaaaacacagtttcagatttgtgaaagctttattatatttgtgaaaatgcaattaaGGGcgatttcactttttttttcagtactGTGATACAATTCCAGCATACAGATGTAatcacaattgaacaaggttTTAGTTTGGGAAATGATTACCTTACTTCCTACAGGCTGGTGGTTTGATTCATGTTAATTAATGCACCACCAACCAACCCCACCATCATCATTTACTGTAAAGTCAACTTGCCTGTGTAACAGAAATGTGACGATTCCATGACAGATTCACCCAGTATTTTATGTTAATAACTTCACCCATGAGGATGTAAATCAAGTGTGCAAATTCATGTAGTACTGCAACCTCCATTGCACCACATTCTTTCATCGTCTTTTATATTTTCTTCTCAGATTTATCGTAAGAGCAGTTCTGGATGGTAAGGCGTATCCTGATGGAGTGGGGAAGAACAAGAAGGAAGCCAGACAGAATGCAGCTAAAAATGCCCTAAAATGCTTGTTGGAGACTGAACATCAGGACTCAGTTAAAACCGTAAGATTATTGCTCCTCCTTGCTTTTAGCCACTAGTATCAAGACCAATCATAGGTCTAAAaatatattgtgtttttgtcaggTGTCACATACTCAACATGGCACAGTCCACTGTGTGTGAAACCACTGAAAATTgtcctttattttttatttttaagactgCAGATGATAACTGTTCATCAGCTCAACTAAAAGAGGAACTTAATCATAATGTTTCTGATATCTGGTGAGTAAATCTCAGCGGcagtgcatttttatttttaagataatATAAGTTAAACATTTATTGATACCCAGCAGGGAGATTCAGAAGAGCATTTTAGTAATAAGAAATACAAGTTAAAGTTACAGAGGTGAGTAAACCAGACCAGACTAATATATGATTAAGTAATGGTACTTAGTGTCTGTGTTAAAAGAGATTAATAATGATGCAACAATCAGTGtaatatattatagtataaCATGGTAGATTATGATTTTGTATGCAATATGAGATATAGTATAAGGTGAAAGTAGTAATATAGGTTTTCAGTGCTGTTGTACAGTCTGATGACAGCAGGTGCAAAGGAGTTCATCAGTGTGAAATAATGTCACTTGTTTATTACAGTAATAAGATAAGACGCCTCAATCTGAACTCACAGCCTTACGGaaacaaacagagacaaaggGAGAAAAATACAGAGACAAATTTCATAGGATTCGTCAATCACTACTGTCAGAAAAAACGCCTATGCCATTCTTACATTGAGGAAAGGAGAGACGGCCCACCTCATAACCCTGTGTGAGTATAAATCTGGACCTCTGTAACCTGAATAGACACTACAGACACTATTGCTAACTCTTTATCGATGTTCAGTTGTAAACAGTATTGAAATGTTAACAATGATCTAAACTATTTTCTCCTTTTCCAAACACTACATAGATTTTTCTACAAAGTACTGATAAACGGTAAGGAGTACCCTTTAGGTGAGGGTAAGATTGTAAAGGAAGCCAAACAAAAAGCAGCTCAGCTGGCCTGGTCTGCTCTTCAAGAACAGTCAGACTGGGACAGCAAGGTATTTCATATTTCGTACTCCTTTAAATCAACGTACTGTACACTCAGTTGCCAGTGTATTAGGTACAGCAGCGTAATACAACAGTCTTGCCACAAATCTACCTTCATGAAGGTCataatgttttttattgaaactgTTTTAGAGAGTTGTTGATTTATCATTGGAGGATGCAGTTTGCAGTACTACTGTTGAactcaaactttctttcttttttatgtttatgcATGTAGAGAAAAGATAACACCAGGCTGTAGTTAGTCATGCTTCCTAATACCAAGTGACTGCAGATCTGAACCGCAGCTACTTTTGTTTActtttcaataaaatgtttctacTGAGGCACAGTTTTACATTAAGAAATAATTATGTCTAACATTCTATACACTTTAGGTGTCCGTCAGGTCAACAGTGTCCGAAGATGCTACACTACCTATGTTCTCAGCGCAATCAACTACCCTGTAAGGCACTTATTGTATTGTTATTACTAAAAGAGCAGCACATTGAGTTAAATACTGAGAAAGTTGTACTCATGTCTCTCATTGTATTCCCCTAGGGAGTCCCATGAATCATCATCACAAAGCACATCAATGAGCACAAGTGGATCAATAATATTCACTGATTCATCAAACCCTCCCAAGGCTCAGGTGTGTTCTCTcagaattgtaaaaaaaatctccagGAGGTAAAGCAAAAATCTGCTTTTATGATATTTACAGAATATAGCAGACGAGTACTGTAGCTGCATAATTAGAGCAAGAAAGTTTAGTTTGGGTCCATATTGGTGGTTTAACAAGATTTTCAACAGGGCTACAGGACAGTACATTATATTATGTGGAACATGCTATATTGTAACAATGTTTTGTGAATCATAGATTCCCATAAGGTCAACTGCGTCTGAAGATGATGCACCAAGCGAGTTGTCAACTTCACTGTAAGCCACTGTATTGACCCAagtattaaaacagattgtggaGCTTAATGCTGAAAAGGCTGTACTCGTGCATCTTATTATGTTCTCCTAGGGAGTCTCTTTCATCGTCACAAAGTATGTCAACGGGTACAAGTGGCTCAGGAATATTCACGGATTCATCCAACTCTTCCGAGGATCAGGTCTGCACTTTCttttatataaaatacatattctTTTTTAATATTCTGTTTACTCTGTATGTGGGGAGGGCAACAGACAGTtgcacatttctgtaaatacaATACCAGTGACTACTTGTGATCTTACCCCACCTATGGAGGAAGTCACTCCAAATGACAATATAATACTTGGCTGTTGTCGACATGTTGCATGTCCTAGTCCTTAAAGAGTAGAACTAGGACTACTAAAAAGAAACGTAATAATCAGATCAGGGTTCAAAATGATAAATCTAGtagccgggttggctcagtgggtagagcaggtgcacatatacttagacgtagaggtccagggtttgaatcagactgtgacgatttcctgcaggtcttccccctctctctcccctttctcacctagctgtcctgtcaaataaaggcggaaaagcccaaaaaagaagatacatttattttattccttTATTCTCTTAGCATGTTGTCAAAGACAAGAATATGGGAAAAAGTCAGAATGAGACATCCATCCAGTCAaggtatgaaaaaaaacattaatttgcatttttgcatgtgtgttttataCTGATATGGTCTTAAACATCTCTCCTGATAACTGATGTACAATCAAGAAGATATCTCTGTTTGTTTACCCCTTTTTGCCTAAACAATAGTGTTAATCTTGACAGGTTTACTTCAGAATTTGATTCCATAGAGAGTCTCGGCAGTGGAGGTTTTGGTCGTGTTTACAAAGCAAGAGATAAACTCCTGAAGAAGTATTATGCTGTAAAGATTGTCTGCTGTGAAGAGTAAGTATGCAGTAGTTAGGTTTCAGTCTGTGCTATGTAGCATGTGCAGTACTTGTCCAAGTACTTTGTTTGGTCTTTTTTGCAAAGCTGCTGTAACAGTGACATTTTCCgctgggattaataaagtatctatctatctatctatctatctatctatctatctatctatctatctatctatctatctatctatctgtctgtctgtctgtctatctgttttTTTACTGATTCATTTCGGATTAGGAAAGCTCTTCGAGAGGTGGGGACATTATCAGACCTCCTCCACCGTAATATCGTCAGATACTACACATTTTGGATGGAGGCTTCAAGATACCAAGGGGAGCTTTCAGCAGGCAGTAACAGCTCTGCCCAGTAAGTAATGTACACATTTTAAATCTTaacttttcattttaagttaaaGGTGAGTAATTTAATCTTTTTTCTCCAGGTCTTTAGACAATTCATCGGCAAAGTACCTCTATATTCAGATGGAGTTATGTGACACCAAAACCCTTAAAGACTGGATTGATGAGAAGAACAGTCAGTCTCCCCAAGACTCCAAGAGAAGAGAACAAAGTCTCAGCATTGCTCAGCAAATAGTTAGTGGAGTGGAATATATTCACTCCATGATACACATCCACAGGGACCTTAAGGTGAGAGCAGACTCTGCAGTGTGTGGCTGGGGCAAAGCTGATATAGAAGGGAAGATGGGAACTCCAGAGGGAAGGGGAGACTAGGAGTGGGGGCAAATCAGATTTGAGGCAGACAGAACGACAATGACGGCTTCATTGCAAGATGGCTCCCATGGACCAGCCAATATGTTGATTGTACTGCCTGAGCCAGGGATAACCCAGAATAACAGATAGATGAGGTGCTTTAATTAGGTGGAATGTAAGTGTTTTGTGATGGTTACCTGACATGCCCAGCCTGACTGGAACAGTTCTTGTGGTGACTTAGCATAGGAGCTGGTCTTTGGAAACCCTGGCATTCATGGTTTTAAAAGGGGTCACGATCAATGCCCAGGGGTCTGATTTATAAACGTGGCATTTAAACgaggctgaaaatgtgcgtacgccacttcccacgcaaatgtTGTGATGTATAataaacaaacttgacgggagaatgtgcggtcctccacgcaaactctgacccatgcgtacgcacattttggagacaaaataggaattggcgaccatagatattgttctatatctatgttggcgacgcagatggtgatgtggtgaactgaagtcagactgcagagagtaaatgggaataacgattactcgtaatattttcaaatattgatgcctcacgcaaattttttcactccatatcatccacattaccatgaagatgaaatccagcagtgttattttcgcttgtactgagtgataactgttccataaacacctccaactcaaatcttaaataaaaatgtgttcttaatatttaattgcCGCTGTCTCACCATCACAGAGTCCGCTACAGAAGCGCAGGAGGAGGGGATGGCCCGACtccatggaatacaggatagcatcaaataccctaccattagataactgcagaacacagtgtaaataactaaatatcggtctttaaaactgtgcatatatcatcaaatgtcaaagtctgaaaatatagccgttaagctctcgtgCAATCGTTACCCTttatgtcctcgttatcagtccgaactttaatactgtttgtgacaaaacctgcttgaagaaaagtgtgtttacctattacactttatttcatcttcaaattgtatctctgggtgggggataccactagttgatgctgtgattttggcaaggtgttaacaatcacaaattgttgtaaacatataaatactgcggtgaccctgtgcgtaatgctgcatgatggcactgctggccctgcaggaggactaaccccaatggaagaatcaggagaaaaagagacttcagggaccatgacgatgactggatAACATGCCGATTTAGATTCTCTAAAGCTCAGCGCTTGGAtttatgtactgaattgggtccagtagagaggggcAACGCAcaggaaccgtgccatcccggtccaaataggCTACAGGTCttcgccactctgggggaaaccgtctgtttccagagggaaatatcAGACAgctaattgtttaaaaaaaaatattatattatatataatcttcaactttatcactaaggcttgtttggatataatatatagttttgttaaatcttattatatacgtctggtatatcgatgctgtccccgagtgctgtaatgcctgccgttttggacgtattattaatacatgtagTTATAGATCAGGGTTCCAGACACTGCAAGAaaaggccgaaattataattaaatttgcagcaattcctaaACGTctgacaagttttttttttgctttttctctgcactgccagtgtcattcatatactgatcagcattcaagaggtgctttgcattgactatttatggttaaaaatgggcgtgtacagaacgcaaaaaaagaaggaaaaaagttTACGGAATATTTTGAGCTGGCTGGAGTTGTGACAACATTTTTCTGctttgtaaatgtttgtttacataaaCTCATGGTGTGTAGTTTCTATTAATTTTTTCTCGACTTATGTCAAATTCTGGTCATTTTCTAAGGCCAGTATTACATAAATCCCACCAGAATATTAATCTTGGTAGGATGTAGGaagcttttgacatttttagacCATCAGGTTAAGACACCCTAGAACATACTACTACCTGTACATTAATGACATTTACATTAGATTTAacttaataatagtaataataataaaataaacaatgccATATTAGAAAAATTTAACATCATTTGATTATTTTGTGATTAACTAGATAAAGACAAGGCAATTACTGTAATTCATCAAGACCAATTTCTAAAACCCAATGAAAGCCACAAGCTGAAAGATGAAATTAGATGAAATGCTGGTTTCAAACATAGACCTTTTTATAAATCATTTCCAGCCGTTACTTCACTAGTTCATGTGTTACTGCTCATCACGTGAGTAGctatatgtttatttgtttacatttttttctgttcaaTGTTAAGCCTGAAAACATCCTGTTTGGGCTGGATGGAGTAGTGAAGATTGGGGACTTTGGTCTGGTCACCAGAGATGATGTTGATGACTCTGCATTGATGGACAGAACAGAGAACGAAGGAACCACATCTTACATGGCTCCTGAACAAGTGAGATGGTCTTTACTgacaatacatttaaattattCTGTATTATTGTGTTAACAAATATGTTCTTCTAATGGGCTTAATCTGGTAGGCTACCTGTATGCCCTTTCACACTTTATTCTCACCTATCGTTACTGTTGGCAGTGAGAGCTGTAAAATCAAAGTTACGACTTTTGTGCCAGTAGAACAAATATTCAACTGAAAGCTGATGTTTCATTTACCTCATGAGCATAACTAGTTAATATTTCATGATGATTAATGAAAGGATTACTGTATGCTGCTGAAATGTCTTTTGTCAATactgtgtttttattctgtCCCAAAAGAGGGAGAAGAACTATGACCGAAGAGTGGATATATTTGCTCTGGGCTTGATTTACTTTGAACTCCTTTGGAAACTCTCTACTGGCCATGAAAGAGGAGTGGTGAGTCATTCATAAACAGAACATAACATTGAGTGTTATTATTGAAATTTAACAAATGACTTGCCACAACAATGTTACCATATTATGTAGGCTTATTATAAACGAATAAGAAACCAGCTGGGTATAGACCATTAGTTGATTATTCACAATATGGTATGTAGCAAAAGCAATTTACTGTAGATAGCAGGTAAGATGAATCTTTAatctgtattgtttttttttttcttttattacttTGTAACGCTCAACAGCATAATTTGAATTATTAGTAAATTTGAGGCTAactgttattttatttcatgaatACAAGGTTTGGAATGATGCCAGAAGTCAGAAGCTCCCTGAAGATTTTTTACAGACTTTTCCCCAAGAGGTAGATTACCATATTCTTATTATCCTAACCGATTCACTTCCACAGGGTGCTAGTACGTATTGATGGTCACCAACAGACCATGGTGGAATGTACCTAAGTATATTTAcgcaagtactgtacttaagaacAAATGTGAGGTACTACTATATTTGAGTATTTTCTTCTCATGCCACTTTATACTTCACagggaaatattttactttttactttactacaGTTGGTTGACAGCTTTAGCTActagttattttatgaatatgatttttgcacacaaaacaataaaatgtaatagtaTAGCTAAAACTAGTAGTAGATGAATCGATTGACAAAAACGTAATTGGtaactttttaaaacttcatagttgcagcttctcaaatgtgaggatttgatcatacatttcttttaatattttaaatgtatttttaaataattgttaaataaaaaataattaaatgtggCCTAATGGTTGGACAAAACGAATGTTGTGATGGTCTCACTTTGGAATTTTGGTATTTGtgaacatttattatttttggggTTTTTACAAACCACACAATCAGTCGATTAATGCTGACAATAATCAGCAGATTCatctataatgaaaataatcactaGTTGCATGCCTATACAAATAGTTAATAATTAGCTCCACCTCAAACAACAACAGTAAAATCCTACATTTACATTAATGCATGAATAATACTGATCTaatgatataaaatataatagttTTACAGTCACAGGGGCCATGTATATgaattgagtacttttacttgttaaCTTTAAGTAAATCTCATTgataatacttacatacttttgcttaaaggtgctgtacattaaatacaaaacaaaattcaGTCTGGACTGTGATTGCCTCAAAACAGCTCTCatcagagtttgattgacatTCAGAATCTGGGTCGGGATTGGCTGTGCACCTCTGACATCACAAGCAAACACAGAGGGTGCATAGGTAAAATAGCGGCGGCTAGGACTGTGAGTCGCTAGCTAAAAACCCCACTCATTAGCTAGCTAATCGCCGCGGCTCTGCACTGCACACTACCTGGGCCGGGTTCCCGTGGGAGAGCAGTGCTCACACAGCGGTTACAGCTGATCAGCAGATCTTAAAGGCTCGAAGGGTGAAAGAAAAACGgtgctgctatattaatgttctgaatgtcatttacagcacctttaagtaagaCAACAGTTCTCCATCTCTAAAGCCTGGAGAAACAAGACTGCTGCTGTCTGTATGTGAACAATGTCAAATATCAAGCAGCACAGATAACACTATTTTGAGAAGATATCAATCTCAGTTTCCAAAGTGCATAATAGTGTGGAGTGGAGCTTCATCAATATCGTATGATAGTATTTCTCAGTagaagttgtttttgttgttttttgcagaATCAAATCATCAAGTGGATGCTGTGTGAGAAGCCAGAAGA contains:
- the LOC120547579 gene encoding interferon-induced, double-stranded RNA-activated protein kinase-like isoform X2, producing the protein MMETGNYVAKLHEYAQKTRSALLFEDRSVGPVHDITFIVRAVLDGKAYPDGVGKNKKEARQNAAKNALKCLLETEHQDSVKTTADDNCSSAQLKEELNHNVSDICNKIRRLNLNSQPYGNKQRQREKNTETNFIGFVNHYCQKKRLCHSYIEERRDGPPHNPVFFYKVLINGKEYPLGEGKIVKEAKQKAAQLAWSALQEQSDWDSKVSVRSTVSEDATLPMFSAQSTTLESHESSSQSTSMSTSGSIIFTDSSNPPKAQIPIRSTASEDDAPSELSTSLESLSSSQSMSTGTSGSGIFTDSSNSSEDQHVVKDKNMGKSQNETSIQSRFTSEFDSIESLGSGGFGRVYKARDKLLKKYYAVKIVCCEEKALREVGTLSDLLHRNIVRYYTFWMEASRYQGELSAGSNSSAQSLDNSSAKYLYIQMELCDTKTLKDWIDEKNSQSPQDSKRREQSLSIAQQIVSGVEYIHSMIHIHRDLKSPLQKRRRRGWPDSMEYRIASNTLPLDNCRTQCK
- the LOC120547579 gene encoding interferon-induced, double-stranded RNA-activated protein kinase-like isoform X1, coding for MMETGNYVAKLHEYAQKTRSALLFEDRSVGPVHDITFIVRAVLDGKAYPDGVGKNKKEARQNAAKNALKCLLETEHQDSVKTTADDNCSSAQLKEELNHNVSDICNKIRRLNLNSQPYGNKQRQREKNTETNFIGFVNHYCQKKRLCHSYIEERRDGPPHNPVFFYKVLINGKEYPLGEGKIVKEAKQKAAQLAWSALQEQSDWDSKVSVRSTVSEDATLPMFSAQSTTLESHESSSQSTSMSTSGSIIFTDSSNPPKAQIPIRSTASEDDAPSELSTSLESLSSSQSMSTGTSGSGIFTDSSNSSEDQHVVKDKNMGKSQNETSIQSRFTSEFDSIESLGSGGFGRVYKARDKLLKKYYAVKIVCCEEKALREVGTLSDLLHRNIVRYYTFWMEASRYQGELSAGSNSSAQSLDNSSAKYLYIQMELCDTKTLKDWIDEKNSQSPQDSKRREQSLSIAQQIVSGVEYIHSMIHIHRDLKPENILFGLDGVVKIGDFGLVTRDDVDDSALMDRTENEGTTSYMAPEQREKNYDRRVDIFALGLIYFELLWKLSTGHERGVVWNDARSQKLPEDFLQTFPQENQIIKWMLCEKPEDRPDASILKAELEKWAKTFNVQNLCQENATV